AAACTCTTAAATCAACAACAGCTTGTTCAGGTAAACCAAAACTAATAGTTGTAGTTGGGTTAAAAGGATTAGGATAGTTTTGATCAACATAGAATCTTGATGGAATTAATTCCTCAACACCAACCGGAGTAATATCATTTACAAATGTTACTGTAAATGTATCCATACTTGCAGCTGTTTGAGAATTAGCATCCAAAACCAATACTGTCCAATCAAAAGTAATTGAGTCAGCGCCAGCCATTAAACCTAAAATATCTGTAGCATTAACAGTAATATAAGGTTCAAGTGATTGAGCTGTAAACACTTCTGGTAAAGCTACAAATTGGTATCCAAGGATATCATTATTTAAATCTACTGCTGCTTCCCAACCAACATTAAATGTTTCAGCAGAATCTGTAATAGAAATAGTTGCGCCATCTGCGGGAGTTAATAATCCGAAATATGGAAGTGGGGCAACTGAAACATTTTGAGTAATATCTGAATATTTTAGGAATGTAATTTGATATCCGTCGTTATAAACACTTGATGCAGATGTAAATTGAGTAGCTACACCAACAGCAGAAATTGGCCATGTTGGTTCTGCACCTTCATCTACATCTGTTTCTTTATCAACTCTACCAATCAAAGTTGAACCATATCCTGTCCATAAAGTTAAATTTGCATTACTTCCGGAAGCTGGCCATGCAGGCGATTCGGCAGTTTTTGTAACACCTGAAATTTTTATTAATGTTCCTTCGTACATTTCTGCATTTTCAAGATAAGCATCAATAGTTAGTGATTTTGCTAATACAACCCTGCCAGAATCAACAAGAGTTATATCAACAGCAGGATCAGTAATCATAACTTCATTTAAACCTCTGTATTGTGCAACTTTTCCAGTTGCAACTACTCTATCGCCAACGTTCAAATCTGGTCCAGGATTTCCATTTGAAAATAATTGTAGACCACCAGTTGCATCTTGAATAAATACCTGCATACTGTTAAGATCTAATGATTTATTAAGAACAACCCCGGATACTGTTACTGTTTGATCAACATTATCTGGAATAAAGTCAGAATTTTCATCAACTTTTGCTTCACCAATTGTAAGAAGATTATCTACTGGATATCTATCAAGTATAACAAGAGGAATTAGTCCAGTTGCTGGTATTCCGGAATAAACTACTTCCAAGTCTGCATCAGCGTCTAAATTGCCAACTCTAATTACATCTAAACGACCACCACTTGCATAAAGTAATTCATCAATTCTTGAGATGTAATAATTTGCGGGATCAGTTATACTTCCGCCTTGATATTCAACTCTATAAACTCCGTTATTTGGGCTTCCGCCGCGAGTACCAACAATTAAATCAAGATTTCCATCTCCGTCAATGTCACCAGCGTCACCACCATAAAGTTGTCCACCAGCACCAATAAATGACGACATATTTGCAATTTTAGTTGCTGAATAATTACCGTTTTCTACTTGAAGTAACATAACATTTTGATTTCCTGCTCCCCAACCGGAAACTAATACTTCTTTAACTCCATCATTGTTAATATCAACTGTAACTGATGATTTCCAAGAACCTGTTGGAACAAAACCAGTAAGAACAGGTTCTGTTGTATAGCTGCCATTTGAATAAACAACCGGGGTTACATTTCCATTGCTATGGATTAGAAGTATAACACTATCAACAACTGCGATATCATAAATAGTTCCGGCATCAACAACAAAATTAGTATCGGATAGAGCACTAACTTCAAGTGTAAAAGTTTCAGAACCATCAGCATCATCCGGAATATTATCAACAGAAATTACTCCGAATCTTTCGGCACCAGCTCTCGCTCCAAAAACAATTTCTTCCGTTCCATCGGAATCAACATCTGTTAAATGCCATTTAAATGGTCTTAAATTATAATTTGGTGCGTCAATAATCGTCCAAGAAGCATTTGGTTTAAAAGTTCCATCTCCATTATCAACGCCCATTTCGTCAGAACCATCACCTTTGGATTCAAATACAATTACACGAGTATAAATTGAATCGCCGGCACTAAAATTATTAACTGGTCCCCATATAATTTCCATTTTACCGTCTTTATCCCAATCGCCAGCAGCAAGAGGTGGCCAAGTATTTTGACCTTCTAATGGTAATCTTGTTGACCAGACTACTTCCCAACCTGAGCCGCTGTTTTCATATTTATAAATTCTAGGGACCCAATCTAAACCTGCAAGATCAGACCAATCATTTGAAACGCCATAGATTTCTTTTAATCCATCACCATCGAAATCTACACCGACAATTGCTTCACCCCAACCGCCAACATCTAGGGTGTCATTCGGAATTAGTGCACTTCTTTTGAAGATATCTGTTTGAGCAAACAAAACAGATGAAAGAAGTAATGTTGAAATTATGAGAAATGTAAAATTGAATTTTCTCATTTTGCCTCCTTTAGTTTGTGAATGTGTAAAGTTACTTAATTAATATCATTTTATTAGAAAATGTTTTTAATCCAACCTGAAGTTGATAAATATATGTTCCGGAAACAAATTTTGAAGCATCAAATGTTAATTTGTAATTTCCTTGCTCTAGAATTTTATTCTTCAATAAGTCAGTAACTAGTTCACCGGTAATATTATATATTTTAAGTGAAACTTCGTGTTGTGTGTTTAGTGAAAATTCTATTGTTGTACTTGGGTTAAATGGATTTGGATAATTTTGTTTTAATTCAATTTGGTTGGGTATAAAATTATAATCAATTTGTATATCAGTAATTGTAATTTCTATCGTTGGTAATTCAGCCGAGTAATTCCATTTATCAACTGTCCAGCCAAACCAAGATTGAGTATAAATATTATTATTTTCATCAAAATCTACAGCATAATTTGATGTATATCCGGATGCATTATTTGCTGGATTATGATTATTGTATCTACCTTCAATTAAGAAATTCCATTTTGCGGCATCAATTGTATCTAAAACTTCACCAGTATTTGGGTTTGCAATGAAAATTTTTCCATATGCATATCCTCTATTATCACCGGAAACAAAATCCGCATCATGAGCAACAAACAATAAATTTTTCCCCGGCATATATTGAATTCCGAAAGGTCCAACTTTTAAAGAACCGCTTGTTGTATCTGGAGTAATAAACTCACTTTCAACTTGGAAATCAAATCCATCATATAAAGTATAACCATTTACGGGATCGCCAATGTAGCAATAAATTTTATTTTCATCCCAATTGCTAACGTATAAGATTGTGCCATCATTATTTGCGGTAATTCCTCTTGGTGAACCAATGTCCGGAAGAGTAAACTCTTGTAATATTTTCCCTTGTTTGCCATTAGAAACCCATTTTGGCGCAACATCCGGATTTTCAAAAATTATTACTGAGCCAGCTTTTGTTGAATCGCCGGTTTTTGTAACATAAATTCTTCCATTATCGTCAACATCAATTGCCCATATATATTCATCTATTTTATATCTCTGAGGATAAGTATAAATGCTATCATCTTTTAATTCAAAAGTTAAAATACTATTACTATTTGTATCATTATTTGGAACATAAACTAAGTTTCCCTTAGCTGCAATATCATTTGCATCAAACAGAAATTCTTGGTCAAATCCGCTTAACCATTTTGTTCTAAAATCAACTTGTTGATAAGGAACATTTCCAAGTCTTCCGCTATTTTTACCAGCATTTTTAAATCCAACTAAGTAATGAGCATTTGCGCTTCCCCTATTTACTAATGCAACAAAGGAATCCTCAGAAATTACTCCAACAGAAATAACATTATACCCAATACTGTTAAGCGAATCCGGACTATCTGATGTAACATATTCAACAGACCAAGTTCCGTCAAAACTTTGTGAGAAAATAAGATTTGAAAAAATTAAAAATAGAAAAAATGACTTTGTGAATTTTCTTACCATGCTAACTCCTTTCCAAATCAAAAAAATAAAAAAATAAGTTAAATAATATTGATAAAGAAAATCAAGACAAAATGAATACATGTGTTCTAAACTTTAAAATAACAAATTTCTTGTGTGATTAAAATCATTTTTATTTATTTTTATTGAAAGCATAATTTTTTTCCTATTTATTGCATTAAAAAAATATTTTTATTTACGATTATTTTCTTGCATTATATTACAAACTGACTTATTTTAAAATCATGAAAATTTCATCAAAAATATTAATTACATTTCTTTTAATTCTTTCAACGACAATTGGCGGAACTTTGATTGATTCTTTCGTTGCAAAAAGTAACGGTGATTCTATAACTCTTACTTGGCAGACAATAGTTGAAGAAAATGTAAAGGAATTTGAAATTTTAAGAGGCAAAGACAAAGACAATCTTACTCCAATTGCAACAGTTGATGCAAAAGGAAATAATTCCGAATATTCATTTGTTGATGAAAATGCATATAAAACTTCCGGTTCATTTTATGCTTATGGTTTAGTTTTAGTTGATAATGCCGGAAATAAATCTCAAGTTGTTATGAACACACAAGTTGTTCATGATAAAGTATCTGGCGTTAAAAGAACTTGGGGAAGTATTAAAGCTCTTTTCAGATAAACTCTTCTTTTTTTCATTTTATGTTAAATCTTAGTGCTCCACTTTATTT
The nucleotide sequence above comes from Ignavibacteriota bacterium. Encoded proteins:
- a CDS encoding VCBS repeat-containing protein, producing the protein MRKFNFTFLIISTLLLSSVLFAQTDIFKRSALIPNDTLDVGGWGEAIVGVDFDGDGLKEIYGVSNDWSDLAGLDWVPRIYKYENSGSGWEVVWSTRLPLEGQNTWPPLAAGDWDKDGKMEIIWGPVNNFSAGDSIYTRVIVFESKGDGSDEMGVDNGDGTFKPNASWTIIDAPNYNLRPFKWHLTDVDSDGTEEIVFGARAGAERFGVISVDNIPDDADGSETFTLEVSALSDTNFVVDAGTIYDIAVVDSVILLIHSNGNVTPVVYSNGSYTTEPVLTGFVPTGSWKSSVTVDINNDGVKEVLVSGWGAGNQNVMLLQVENGNYSATKIANMSSFIGAGGQLYGGDAGDIDGDGNLDLIVGTRGGSPNNGVYRVEYQGGSITDPANYYISRIDELLYASGGRLDVIRVGNLDADADLEVVYSGIPATGLIPLVILDRYPVDNLLTIGEAKVDENSDFIPDNVDQTVTVSGVVLNKSLDLNSMQVFIQDATGGLQLFSNGNPGPDLNVGDRVVATGKVAQYRGLNEVMITDPAVDITLVDSGRVVLAKSLTIDAYLENAEMYEGTLIKISGVTKTAESPAWPASGSNANLTLWTGYGSTLIGRVDKETDVDEGAEPTWPISAVGVATQFTSASSVYNDGYQITFLKYSDITQNVSVAPLPYFGLLTPADGATISITDSAETFNVGWEAAVDLNNDILGYQFVALPEVFTAQSLEPYITVNATDILGLMAGADSITFDWTVLVLDANSQTAASMDTFTVTFVNDITPVGVEELIPSRFYVDQNYPNPFNPTTTISFGLPEQAVVDLRVYDILGREVATILNNKSLKAGKFTYNFDASNLASGTYIYRLSSNNNVVTKKMLLLK
- a CDS encoding T9SS type A sorting domain-containing protein — its product is MVRKFTKSFFLFLIFSNLIFSQSFDGTWSVEYVTSDSPDSLNSIGYNVISVGVISEDSFVALVNRGSANAHYLVGFKNAGKNSGRLGNVPYQQVDFRTKWLSGFDQEFLFDANDIAAKGNLVYVPNNDTNSNSILTFELKDDSIYTYPQRYKIDEYIWAIDVDDNGRIYVTKTGDSTKAGSVIIFENPDVAPKWVSNGKQGKILQEFTLPDIGSPRGITANNDGTILYVSNWDENKIYCYIGDPVNGYTLYDGFDFQVESEFITPDTTSGSLKVGPFGIQYMPGKNLLFVAHDADFVSGDNRGYAYGKIFIANPNTGEVLDTIDAAKWNFLIEGRYNNHNPANNASGYTSNYAVDFDENNNIYTQSWFGWTVDKWNYSAELPTIEITITDIQIDYNFIPNQIELKQNYPNPFNPSTTIEFSLNTQHEVSLKIYNITGELVTDLLKNKILEQGNYKLTFDASKFVSGTYIYQLQVGLKTFSNKMILIK